One region of Jatrophihabitans cynanchi genomic DNA includes:
- a CDS encoding 5'-3' exonuclease — protein MTLQLVDAANLYFRAFYALPESITAPDGRPVNAIRGFLDMSAALIERRRPSRWVACLDLSWRPDFRVELVPSYKAHRASPDGSEVIPAALLPQIPLLLKVLAALGLPTAGADGFEADDVMATLAARDTDEVEVVSGDRDMLAVATDRVRVLYTGKGLAKMEVMGPAEVQAKYGIAAAHYADFAVLRGDPSDGLPGVAGVGEKTAAALVARFGSIEDILAAADSGPDGFPAGAGAKIRAAREYLSRAPGAVRVRTDVPLPVLADELPAEPRDAGSLDRLVGELGIGASVARVQAAITAARGVG, from the coding sequence ATGACCCTTCAATTGGTGGACGCGGCCAACTTGTACTTCCGCGCCTTCTACGCGCTGCCGGAGTCGATCACGGCGCCGGACGGGCGGCCGGTGAACGCGATCCGCGGGTTCCTGGACATGTCCGCCGCGCTCATCGAACGGCGCCGGCCGAGCCGTTGGGTGGCCTGCCTGGACCTGTCGTGGCGGCCGGACTTCCGCGTCGAGCTCGTCCCGTCGTACAAGGCTCACCGCGCGTCCCCGGACGGCAGCGAGGTGATCCCGGCTGCGCTACTGCCGCAGATCCCGCTGCTGCTGAAGGTGCTCGCCGCGCTCGGGTTGCCGACGGCCGGCGCCGACGGGTTCGAGGCCGACGACGTCATGGCCACCCTCGCCGCGCGGGACACCGACGAGGTCGAGGTGGTCAGCGGCGACCGGGACATGCTCGCGGTGGCGACCGACCGGGTGCGGGTGCTCTACACCGGCAAGGGTTTGGCGAAGATGGAGGTGATGGGCCCCGCCGAGGTGCAGGCGAAGTACGGCATCGCGGCAGCGCACTACGCCGACTTCGCGGTGCTGCGCGGTGACCCGAGCGACGGGCTGCCCGGCGTCGCCGGCGTCGGCGAGAAGACCGCCGCCGCCCTGGTCGCGCGCTTCGGCTCGATCGAGGACATCCTCGCCGCCGCCGATTCCGGGCCCGACGGGTTCCCGGCCGGGGCGGGCGCGAAGATCCGTGCGGCTCGCGAGTACCTGTCCCGCGCGCCCGGGGCGGTGCGGGTGCGAACCGACGTGCCGCTGCCTGTCCTCGCCGACGAACTTCCCGCCGAACCGCGCGATGCCGGCTCGCTCGACCGGTTGGTCGGCGAGCTGGGCATCGGCGCGTCGGTCGCGCGGGTGCAGGCGGCGATCACGGCCGCGCGCGGCGTCGGCTGA
- a CDS encoding LacI family DNA-binding transcriptional regulator, translating to MAASIEDVARLAGVSIATVSRALRGLPDVAAATRDRVLTAAAELDYVASPFAARLASGRTATVGVVVPFVNRWFFAEVIDGVEAALRKAGFDLLLYNLGDAEGRDRFFDVMPMRKRVDAVLIASLVLDDAEFEALGALSCPVGLLGLERPGFLSTRIDDVCGAQAAVRHLTSLGHRRIGLIGGDTDDPMSFTPPLRRRDGYRDALAEVGVDPDPALEVLGYFTIDGGGEAANRLLALPDPPTAIFAESDEMAYGAIRAVRRAGLRVPEDVAIVGFDDHVTAALMDLTTIRQPVTEQALDITARLLAVAAGDEANPTDVVLPTQLIVRGSTDPAASVA from the coding sequence ATGGCAGCGAGCATCGAGGACGTCGCCCGGCTCGCCGGGGTGTCCATCGCGACGGTTTCGCGCGCGTTGCGCGGCCTGCCCGACGTCGCAGCTGCGACCCGGGACCGGGTGCTGACGGCAGCCGCCGAGCTGGACTACGTGGCCTCGCCGTTCGCCGCCCGGCTGGCCAGCGGGCGCACCGCCACCGTCGGCGTGGTCGTCCCGTTCGTGAACCGCTGGTTCTTCGCCGAGGTGATCGACGGGGTCGAGGCCGCGCTGCGCAAGGCGGGCTTCGACCTGCTGCTGTACAACCTGGGCGACGCCGAAGGCCGGGACCGCTTCTTCGACGTGATGCCGATGCGCAAGCGCGTCGATGCCGTGCTGATCGCCAGCCTGGTCCTCGACGATGCCGAGTTCGAGGCGCTCGGGGCGCTCAGCTGTCCGGTCGGCCTGCTCGGGCTGGAACGGCCGGGTTTCCTGTCCACCCGGATCGATGACGTCTGCGGTGCGCAGGCCGCGGTGCGGCACCTCACCTCGCTCGGGCACCGCCGGATCGGGCTGATCGGCGGGGACACCGACGACCCGATGAGCTTCACGCCACCGCTTCGACGCCGCGACGGCTACCGCGACGCGCTGGCCGAGGTGGGCGTCGACCCCGATCCCGCGCTCGAGGTCCTCGGCTACTTCACGATCGACGGTGGCGGCGAGGCCGCGAACCGGCTGCTCGCGCTGCCCGATCCGCCCACCGCGATCTTCGCCGAGAGCGACGAGATGGCCTACGGCGCGATCCGGGCGGTACGCCGCGCCGGCCTGCGTGTTCCCGAGGACGTCGCGATCGTCGGCTTCGACGATCACGTGACCGCGGCGCTCATGGACCTGACGACGATCCGCCAGCCGGTGACCGAGCAGGCGCTGGACATCACCGCGCGGCTGCTCGCGGTCGCGGCGGGCGACGAGGCAAACCCCACCGACGTGGTGCTGCCGACCCAGCTCATCGTCCGCGGCAGCACCGACCCCGCCGCGTCCGTCGCCTGA
- a CDS encoding amidohydrolase — MRILYRNARVHAPSHPDASALLVDGDMIGWIGDEHGAGQFGDVRVVDVAGGFVTPAFVDAHVHATATGLTLIGLDLSGAGTLTEALDLLERAARAGRGRPILGSGWDETRWPEGRAPTRAEVDRAAYGGSVYLARVDAHSAVVSSTLAVAVDGLAARAGFSPDGPLTRDAHDAVRTAAFAALSRGQVRDAQRAALQHAASFGIACVHEMAGPAISGADDLAGLLALADAEPLPEVIGYWGELFGIDTARELGAVGAAGDLFCDGSLGSHTAALHEPYADLPAISGALRFDTQDLAEHIVRCASAGLQAGFHAIGDAAVDQVLDAVELAGERLGRSGGAGHRIEHAELVRDPRRLAASGLLASMQPAFDAAWGGPDGMYAERLGTLRALDLNRFSELAAAGVPLAFGSDSPVTPLGPWAAVRAAAYPSEPGAAISARSAFTAHTRSGWRAAGRDGGVLAPGAAATFAVWQAGELGVDAPDERVARWSTDPRAAVPGLPDVAPGRELPRCLLTVRAGKTIFDAGIASG, encoded by the coding sequence GTGCGGATTCTTTACCGGAACGCCCGTGTGCATGCCCCGTCCCATCCGGATGCGTCGGCCCTGCTCGTCGACGGAGACATGATCGGTTGGATCGGCGACGAGCACGGTGCCGGCCAGTTCGGCGACGTGCGCGTGGTCGACGTGGCCGGCGGGTTCGTCACCCCCGCCTTCGTCGACGCGCACGTGCACGCCACGGCGACCGGGCTGACCCTCATCGGGCTCGACCTGTCCGGGGCGGGCACCTTGACCGAGGCGCTGGACCTGCTGGAGCGGGCGGCCCGGGCCGGCCGCGGCCGGCCGATCCTCGGCAGCGGGTGGGACGAGACACGCTGGCCGGAGGGGCGCGCGCCGACGCGGGCCGAGGTGGATCGCGCCGCGTACGGCGGGTCGGTCTACCTGGCCCGGGTGGACGCGCACTCCGCGGTGGTGTCCTCGACGCTGGCGGTCGCGGTGGACGGGTTGGCCGCGCGCGCCGGGTTCTCGCCGGACGGCCCGCTGACCCGCGATGCGCACGACGCGGTGCGCACCGCGGCCTTCGCCGCCCTGAGCCGGGGTCAGGTGCGCGACGCGCAGCGCGCCGCCCTGCAGCACGCGGCATCGTTCGGGATCGCCTGCGTGCACGAGATGGCCGGCCCGGCGATCTCCGGTGCCGACGACCTCGCCGGGCTGCTGGCCCTGGCCGACGCCGAGCCGCTGCCGGAGGTGATCGGCTACTGGGGTGAGCTGTTCGGCATCGACACGGCCCGCGAACTGGGTGCCGTGGGCGCGGCTGGGGACCTGTTCTGCGACGGCTCGCTCGGTTCGCACACCGCAGCCCTGCACGAGCCGTACGCCGACCTGCCGGCGATCTCGGGCGCCCTGCGCTTCGACACGCAGGATCTGGCCGAGCACATCGTCCGGTGCGCCTCGGCCGGGCTGCAGGCGGGATTCCACGCGATCGGCGACGCCGCCGTCGACCAGGTGCTGGACGCGGTCGAACTGGCCGGCGAACGGCTGGGCCGAAGTGGCGGTGCGGGACACCGGATCGAGCACGCCGAGCTGGTGCGCGATCCGCGCCGGCTGGCGGCGTCCGGGCTGCTGGCCTCGATGCAACCGGCATTCGACGCCGCCTGGGGCGGGCCGGACGGCATGTACGCCGAGCGGCTCGGGACGCTCCGCGCTCTTGACCTGAACCGGTTCAGCGAGCTGGCCGCGGCCGGCGTCCCGCTCGCCTTCGGATCCGACTCCCCGGTGACCCCGCTCGGGCCGTGGGCCGCGGTCCGGGCGGCTGCCTATCCGAGCGAGCCGGGCGCCGCGATCAGTGCACGCTCGGCGTTCACCGCGCACACCAGGTCCGGTTGGCGGGCGGCGGGCCGCGACGGCGGCGTCCTCGCCCCTGGCGCCGCAGCGACGTTCGCGGTGTGGCAGGCGGGCGAGCTGGGCGTGGACGCTCCGGACGAGCGGGTCGCGCGGTGGAGCACCGACCCGCGCGCGGCGGTGCCCGGGCTGCCGGACGTGGCGCCCGGCCGCGAGCTGCCACGCTGCCTGCTCACCGTCCGGGCCGGGAAGACGATCTTCGATGCCGGCATCGCGTCCGGCTGA
- the lnt gene encoding apolipoprotein N-acyltransferase, with translation MPASRPAENRPPRCPSHRDTGPMPAARTAPLFRARWAALLAVAAGLAGWLAFPTPGVWPLAFASVAGLSLAVDRRRSRTGAWLGLLYGAAFFCPLLHWTGVYVGAAPWLILAIAEAGFFAGLGALLPVVQRLPGAPAWVAAAWVLQEALRDRLPFGGFPWGRLAFSQASSPLRWFAALGGAPLVSFAVALAGALLALAARAGWAMRWRWAAVAAAGALAVPMLGGLLSWPLGPAPDGQGRTAVVALVQGSVPDRGLAFEDRAREVLDNHVAQTEKLAAEIAAGTAPKPDLVVWPENSSDVDPFTDRAAFAEIDAVVKRLGVPVLVGAILDGPGADHRRNAGILWSPTSGPGAQYIKRHPVPFGEYIPLRSLAEKVTSAAKLVDRDMVAGTGDGLLRGGPFPIGDVICFEVAYDSLVRSSVAAGAQLLVVQTNNATFGHTAETYQQLAMSRLRAVESGRTVLQVATTGVSAVIGPDGGIRQRSGALFTPAVLDASIPLRSTDTLATRVGAVPEYVLAALAVAAFGAAVWRVRRRRPTDTPQLDPTDEEMVNT, from the coding sequence ATGCCGGCATCGCGTCCGGCTGAGAACCGCCCGCCGCGATGCCCGTCGCACCGCGATACTGGACCGATGCCAGCCGCCCGCACCGCGCCGCTGTTCCGCGCGCGCTGGGCCGCGCTGCTGGCGGTGGCTGCCGGGCTGGCCGGGTGGCTGGCGTTCCCGACACCCGGCGTGTGGCCGCTCGCCTTCGCCTCGGTGGCCGGCCTGTCGCTCGCCGTCGATCGCCGGCGCAGCCGCACCGGCGCCTGGCTGGGCCTGCTCTACGGTGCCGCGTTCTTCTGCCCGCTGCTGCACTGGACCGGCGTGTATGTCGGGGCCGCACCCTGGCTGATCCTGGCGATCGCCGAGGCCGGGTTCTTCGCGGGCCTGGGTGCGCTGCTGCCGGTGGTGCAGCGGCTGCCCGGCGCACCGGCCTGGGTCGCCGCCGCGTGGGTGCTGCAGGAGGCGCTGCGGGACCGGCTGCCGTTCGGTGGCTTCCCGTGGGGCCGGCTCGCCTTCAGCCAGGCGTCCTCGCCACTGCGCTGGTTCGCCGCACTCGGCGGGGCACCGCTGGTCAGCTTCGCGGTCGCGCTCGCTGGCGCCCTGCTGGCGCTGGCGGCACGGGCCGGCTGGGCGATGCGTTGGCGCTGGGCCGCAGTGGCCGCTGCCGGTGCACTGGCGGTGCCGATGCTCGGCGGGCTGCTGTCGTGGCCGCTCGGCCCGGCCCCGGACGGCCAGGGGCGCACCGCGGTGGTGGCGCTGGTCCAGGGCAGCGTCCCGGATCGCGGGCTGGCGTTCGAGGACCGTGCCCGCGAGGTGCTGGACAACCACGTCGCGCAGACCGAGAAGCTGGCCGCCGAGATCGCCGCAGGGACGGCGCCGAAACCGGACCTGGTGGTCTGGCCGGAGAACTCCTCGGACGTCGACCCGTTCACCGACCGGGCTGCCTTCGCCGAGATCGACGCCGTCGTCAAACGGCTCGGCGTGCCCGTGCTGGTCGGGGCGATTCTCGACGGGCCGGGAGCCGACCACCGGCGCAACGCCGGCATCCTGTGGTCGCCGACCAGCGGCCCCGGAGCGCAGTACATCAAGCGGCACCCGGTGCCGTTCGGCGAGTACATCCCGCTGCGCAGCCTGGCCGAGAAGGTCACCTCTGCGGCGAAGCTGGTCGATCGCGACATGGTGGCGGGCACCGGCGACGGGCTGCTGCGCGGCGGGCCGTTCCCGATCGGCGACGTCATCTGCTTCGAGGTGGCGTACGACTCCCTGGTGCGCTCGTCCGTGGCCGCCGGTGCGCAACTGCTCGTCGTGCAGACCAACAACGCGACCTTCGGGCACACCGCCGAGACCTACCAGCAGCTCGCGATGAGCCGGTTGCGGGCGGTGGAGTCCGGGCGCACCGTGCTGCAGGTGGCGACGACCGGTGTCTCGGCCGTCATCGGTCCGGACGGCGGGATCCGGCAACGCTCGGGTGCGCTGTTCACCCCGGCCGTGCTGGACGCGAGCATCCCGCTGCGCAGCACCGATACCCTGGCCACCCGGGTGGGGGCCGTCCCCGAGTACGTACTGGCCGCGCTCGCCGTCGCGGCCTTCGGTGCGGCGGTGTGGCGGGTGCGCCGGCGCCGCCCTACCGACACGCCGCAGCTGGACCCCACCGACGAGGAAATGGTGAACACGTGA
- a CDS encoding polyprenol monophosphomannose synthase translates to MSTNSPRVLVIVPTYNERENIEPIIERLHSSVPDAHVLVVDDGSPDGTGAIADKLAEADERIHVLHRTAKAGLGAAYIAGFDWGLQAGYEVLVEMDADGSHAPEQLPRLLGATAHAGLVIGSRWVPGGSVVNWPRRRELLSRGANLYTRMALGVPVRDATGGYRAYRREVLEAIGYATVASEGYCFQIDLAWRALRAGFDVVEVPITFADRERGESKMSGSIVREAFWRVTEWGAVHRGRQARGLGGSIRKRRSRG, encoded by the coding sequence GTGAGCACGAACAGCCCTCGGGTGCTGGTGATCGTCCCGACCTACAACGAGCGGGAGAACATCGAACCGATCATCGAGCGGCTGCACTCGAGCGTGCCGGACGCGCACGTGCTCGTCGTCGACGACGGCAGCCCGGACGGCACCGGCGCGATCGCCGACAAGCTGGCCGAGGCCGACGAGCGGATCCACGTGCTGCACCGCACCGCGAAGGCCGGACTCGGCGCCGCGTACATCGCCGGGTTCGACTGGGGCCTGCAGGCCGGCTACGAGGTTCTGGTCGAGATGGACGCGGACGGCTCGCACGCCCCCGAGCAGTTGCCACGCCTGCTCGGCGCCACGGCACACGCGGGCCTGGTGATCGGCTCACGCTGGGTGCCCGGCGGTTCCGTCGTGAACTGGCCGCGGCGGCGGGAGCTGCTGTCGCGGGGCGCGAATCTGTACACCCGGATGGCACTGGGCGTCCCGGTGCGCGATGCCACCGGCGGGTACCGCGCCTACCGGCGCGAGGTGCTCGAGGCGATCGGCTACGCGACGGTCGCCTCCGAGGGCTACTGCTTCCAGATCGACCTGGCCTGGCGGGCGCTGCGTGCCGGGTTCGACGTCGTCGAGGTGCCGATCACCTTCGCCGATCGTGAGCGCGGCGAGTCCAAGATGAGCGGCTCGATCGTGCGGGAGGCGTTCTGGCGGGTGACCGAGTGGGGCGCGGTTCACCGTGGCCGGCAGGCTCGCGGCCTGGGCGGCTCGATCCGGAAACGGCGAAGCCGCGGCTGA